A region of Faecalibacterium taiwanense DNA encodes the following proteins:
- a CDS encoding A/G-specific adenine glycosylase, producing MENISPALLDWFYKNHRILPFRTDPSPYHVWLSEIMLQQTRVSAALPYYERFLAALPDIPALAACEEEKLHKLWEGLGYYSRVRNLQKAARIVCEQYGGQLPANYDALRALPGIGDYTAGAVASISFGIPVPAVDGNVLRVFSRLYNDPAAVTEPAVKKAFTARVMEHQPPDAPGDYNQALMELGALVCVPNGAPLCEKCPLAHLCAARAAGTALELPRKAAPKPRRLQPVTLALLESPAGFLLQQRPQKGLLAGLWQPVLWEGEALAAGEVLARLQAMGLDTGTAAPEALPAAKHIFSHIEWHMNGILLHVPAQDAPAGCVWASREALQAEYTLPGAFKSYKKLMV from the coding sequence GTGGAAAATATCTCTCCTGCCCTGCTGGACTGGTTTTACAAAAACCACCGCATCCTGCCCTTCCGCACCGACCCCAGCCCCTACCATGTGTGGCTCAGCGAGATCATGCTGCAGCAGACCCGGGTCTCGGCGGCACTGCCCTACTACGAACGCTTTCTCGCCGCCCTGCCGGACATTCCGGCCCTTGCCGCCTGCGAAGAGGAAAAGCTGCACAAGCTCTGGGAGGGTCTTGGCTACTACAGCCGGGTGCGCAACCTGCAAAAGGCTGCACGCATCGTCTGCGAGCAGTACGGCGGACAGCTGCCCGCCAACTATGATGCCCTGCGGGCCCTGCCCGGCATCGGGGACTACACGGCGGGAGCCGTTGCGTCCATCAGCTTCGGTATCCCGGTGCCCGCCGTGGACGGCAATGTACTGCGGGTGTTCTCCCGTTTGTACAACGACCCCGCTGCCGTCACGGAACCGGCAGTGAAAAAAGCGTTCACCGCCCGCGTGATGGAGCACCAGCCGCCGGATGCGCCCGGCGACTACAATCAGGCCCTTATGGAGCTGGGAGCGCTGGTCTGCGTGCCGAACGGTGCGCCCCTGTGCGAAAAATGCCCGCTCGCCCACCTGTGCGCCGCCCGTGCTGCGGGCACTGCATTGGAGCTGCCCCGCAAAGCAGCGCCCAAGCCCCGCAGACTGCAGCCTGTGACGCTGGCCCTGCTGGAAAGCCCGGCAGGTTTCCTTTTGCAGCAGCGGCCCCAAAAGGGCCTGCTTGCCGGGCTGTGGCAGCCGGTACTGTGGGAGGGTGAAGCCCTCGCAGCCGGAGAGGTCCTTGCCCGCCTGCAGGCCATGGGGCTGGATACCGGCACCGCCGCGCCGGAAGCGCTGCCCGCTGCAAAGCACATCTTCAGCCACATCGAGTGGCATATGAACGGCATCCTGCTGCATGTGCCCGCCCAAGATGCTCCGGCAGGCTGCGTCTGGGCCAGCCGGGAAGCTTTGCAGGCGGAGTATACCCTGCCCGGTGCGTTTAAGTCATATAAGAAGCTTATGGTATGA
- the pulA gene encoding type I pullulanase, which yields MTVKTPAELKTLYESISFDLQTTYTGPLGQEYAVSGTHLRLWAPTAQRVEVSLYRKGSGGEPIGTLPLERGQQGVWSIYLPGDQHGRYYTYTVTVDGISRQTGDPYARAAGVNGTRSMIVDLARIAPSGWEHDVRPVIPPEQRAVWEVSVRDFSQDAASGVRPAWRGKFMAFTQQGTTLHGDGIHPTCLNYLKRLGVKYVQLMPIFDFGSVDEAKPLLRQYNWGYDPTNYNVPEGSYSTDPTRGEVRIRECREMIAALHAAGIGVVMDVVYNHMYRNENPLNDTVPCYFFRQNEDGSFSNGSGCGNEFASERPMARRYMIDSILYWAQEYHIDGFRFDLMGLYDVETINAVRAALDTLPGGRDILMYGEQWQGGGSQLHRYEANKANLAMLNERIGIFCDDTRDTIKGGCFNAREPGYVEGKPGSFWDIGGAVAAWCRSDRLPPHAPSQIVSYVSAHDNFTLWDKLLLVRYEKPEFTAADSTALAQNRLAAGIYLTSFGLPFLQAGEEFARTKKGKGNSYRSSPALNRLDWERAEKYHALVDYYRGLLALRARFPRLSSTDPHAPDALYFFSLEQPLVGWQLPAQWGDGAAWQALCVFYNPTETSKVVPLPVGRWQMLSDGISSSLWRGPARVYEHEAVLMPYSATIFGQI from the coding sequence ATGACCGTCAAAACGCCCGCCGAACTGAAAACGCTGTACGAGAGCATCTCCTTTGACCTTCAAACCACCTACACCGGCCCGCTGGGGCAGGAATATGCTGTTTCCGGCACCCATCTGCGCCTGTGGGCACCCACGGCGCAGAGGGTGGAGGTCAGCCTTTACCGCAAAGGCAGCGGCGGTGAGCCCATAGGCACTCTGCCGCTGGAGCGGGGGCAGCAGGGGGTGTGGAGCATCTATCTGCCCGGCGACCAGCACGGACGATACTATACCTATACGGTCACGGTGGATGGCATTTCGCGCCAGACCGGCGACCCCTATGCCCGGGCGGCAGGCGTGAACGGCACCCGCAGCATGATCGTAGATCTTGCCCGCATCGCCCCCTCCGGGTGGGAGCATGATGTGCGTCCGGTCATCCCGCCGGAGCAGCGCGCGGTGTGGGAGGTGAGCGTGCGCGACTTCTCGCAGGACGCTGCCAGCGGCGTGCGCCCGGCATGGCGGGGCAAGTTCATGGCCTTTACCCAGCAGGGCACCACCCTGCATGGGGACGGCATCCACCCCACCTGCCTGAATTATTTAAAGCGGCTTGGCGTGAAGTATGTGCAGCTGATGCCCATTTTCGACTTTGGCAGCGTGGACGAGGCAAAGCCGCTGCTGCGGCAGTACAACTGGGGCTATGACCCCACCAACTACAATGTGCCCGAAGGCAGCTATTCCACCGACCCCACCCGCGGCGAGGTGCGCATCCGGGAGTGCAGGGAAATGATCGCAGCCCTGCACGCGGCAGGCATCGGCGTGGTGATGGACGTGGTGTATAACCACATGTATCGCAATGAAAACCCGCTGAACGATACCGTGCCCTGCTACTTTTTCCGCCAGAACGAGGACGGCAGCTTTTCCAACGGCAGCGGCTGCGGCAACGAATTTGCCAGCGAGCGGCCCATGGCCCGGCGGTATATGATCGATTCCATCCTCTACTGGGCGCAGGAATACCACATCGACGGCTTCCGGTTCGACCTGATGGGTCTGTACGACGTGGAGACCATCAACGCGGTGCGCGCCGCGCTGGATACGCTGCCCGGCGGGCGGGATATCCTGATGTACGGCGAGCAGTGGCAGGGCGGCGGCAGCCAGCTGCACCGATACGAGGCCAACAAGGCGAATCTGGCCATGCTGAACGAGCGCATCGGCATCTTCTGCGACGACACCCGCGACACCATCAAGGGCGGCTGCTTCAACGCCCGGGAGCCGGGCTATGTGGAGGGCAAGCCCGGCAGCTTCTGGGACATCGGCGGCGCGGTGGCGGCATGGTGCCGCAGCGACCGTCTGCCGCCCCACGCGCCCAGCCAGATCGTGAGCTATGTTTCCGCCCACGACAACTTCACCCTGTGGGACAAGCTGCTTTTGGTCCGGTACGAAAAGCCGGAGTTCACAGCGGCAGACAGCACAGCCCTTGCCCAGAATCGGCTGGCGGCGGGCATTTACCTGACCAGCTTCGGCCTGCCTTTCCTGCAGGCGGGCGAGGAGTTTGCCCGCACCAAAAAAGGGAAGGGCAACAGCTACCGCTCCTCGCCTGCGCTGAACCGGCTGGACTGGGAGCGGGCCGAAAAATATCATGCACTGGTGGACTACTACCGCGGCCTGCTGGCTCTGCGGGCAAGGTTTCCGCGGCTTTCCAGCACCGACCCCCACGCGCCGGATGCCCTGTACTTTTTCTCACTGGAGCAGCCGCTGGTGGGCTGGCAGCTGCCCGCCCAGTGGGGCGACGGCGCAGCATGGCAGGCGCTGTGCGTGTTCTATAACCCCACCGAGACCAGCAAGGTCGTGCCGCTGCCGGTTGGGCGCTGGCAGATGCTGAGCGACGGCATCTCGTCCAGCCTGTGGCGCGGCCCGGCAAGGGTGTACGAGCACGAGGCCGTACTGATGCCTTACAGCGCTACTATCTTCGGACAGATATAA
- a CDS encoding GNAT family N-acetyltransferase translates to MELHRTDEGFALYKEKTQIGFCALTPAAKGAAITAFGIEPQWRRKGYGSYLLKETLRAYAGYDREKATVFTAPLPADAAELAFWAKFGFAAEGRQLVRRRTPDLTAVKFVQDFLAARLAQPRLCIDATCGNGGDTAFLCGITAPEGKVIGFDVQEAAIASTRKHLEQLGVPAARYELHCQSHADLLQVVQPGTADAVMFNFGWLPGADHAVFSTAQSSIPALQAALEAVRPGGVVSAILYSGQVIGTDEKQTVLEYLRALPLKSFTVLVCDFANWAETAPLPCIILKK, encoded by the coding sequence ATGGAACTGCACCGCACCGACGAGGGCTTTGCCCTCTATAAGGAAAAAACACAGATCGGCTTCTGCGCGCTCACGCCCGCCGCAAAGGGGGCTGCCATCACCGCGTTTGGCATCGAACCGCAGTGGCGGCGCAAAGGCTACGGCTCCTATCTATTAAAAGAAACTTTGCGCGCCTACGCCGGATACGACCGCGAAAAGGCTACCGTATTTACCGCCCCGCTGCCCGCCGATGCCGCAGAGCTTGCGTTCTGGGCAAAGTTCGGCTTTGCGGCAGAAGGCAGGCAGCTGGTGCGCCGCCGCACGCCGGACCTGACCGCCGTCAAGTTCGTGCAGGACTTTCTGGCCGCGCGGCTGGCACAGCCGCGCCTTTGCATCGATGCCACCTGCGGCAACGGCGGCGACACAGCCTTTCTGTGCGGCATCACCGCGCCGGAAGGAAAAGTAATCGGCTTTGATGTGCAGGAAGCTGCCATTGCATCCACCCGGAAGCATCTGGAGCAGCTGGGCGTGCCCGCCGCCCGGTATGAGCTGCACTGCCAAAGCCACGCAGACCTTTTACAGGTTGTGCAGCCCGGCACGGCAGATGCGGTGATGTTCAACTTTGGCTGGCTGCCCGGGGCCGACCACGCAGTGTTCTCCACCGCGCAGAGCAGCATCCCCGCCCTGCAGGCGGCTTTGGAAGCCGTGCGCCCCGGCGGCGTGGTGAGCGCCATCCTCTACAGCGGGCAGGTCATCGGCACGGATGAAAAGCAGACGGTGCTGGAATATCTCCGGGCACTTCCGCTCAAAAGTTTTACCGTTCTGGTGTGTGATTTTGCCAACTGGGCCGAAACCGCCCCTCTGCCCTGCATCATCCTGAAAAAATAA
- a CDS encoding M23 family metallopeptidase: MKRFLLWLVGVVLGVGIFLGAVMGVSYAFTTEGGCPDSTAQFGTEALEPNGWCWQVPLIGGKLDKVFASPATLTVQKLGTLYTAHPAITLPDWASYTTLTIQNAYGSIVFVGSVSDYQSFLFPANGEYKAELSVWRVPEGGMATQFEGGSTGSVRKNLGLEKPAKPTGWYRYAFRFTLQASAEVELSAERVEQGGIVGLRISGMTGDAAPTVETDLGNVQCVRAADGWRAYIPAAYNASSGGHEVNITVNGETITRSIIVLPKDFGTADAEPEPDASDAANTQFRNAVWGLYEAPAREKMWQGGFVNPVESYTTLVDYGQVRVVNGRQGSRSNSTKLYTIPGEPCRAPANGVVVLAAELALTGNTVVIDHGCGMRSYLYGLQTLSVSAGQTVEKGQAVGVLGEELTMDFKLGSKSVNPWMLFQTSGGLFWKENS, from the coding sequence ATGAAGCGTTTTCTGCTCTGGCTCGTGGGTGTGGTGCTGGGCGTAGGCATCTTTCTGGGCGCGGTGATGGGCGTGAGCTATGCCTTTACCACCGAGGGCGGCTGCCCGGACAGCACCGCGCAGTTTGGCACCGAAGCGCTGGAACCCAACGGCTGGTGCTGGCAGGTGCCGCTCATCGGCGGAAAGCTCGATAAGGTGTTTGCCAGCCCCGCCACCCTTACGGTGCAGAAGCTGGGCACGCTGTACACGGCCCACCCGGCCATCACCCTGCCGGACTGGGCCAGCTACACCACCCTCACCATCCAGAACGCCTATGGCAGCATTGTATTTGTGGGCAGTGTGAGCGATTATCAAAGCTTTTTGTTCCCGGCTAACGGCGAATATAAGGCAGAGCTATCAGTCTGGCGGGTGCCGGAGGGCGGCATGGCCACCCAATTTGAGGGCGGCAGCACCGGCTCAGTGCGCAAAAATCTGGGGCTGGAAAAGCCCGCAAAGCCCACCGGCTGGTATCGTTATGCCTTCCGGTTCACCCTGCAGGCCAGCGCGGAGGTGGAACTTTCCGCCGAGCGGGTGGAGCAGGGCGGCATTGTGGGCCTGCGCATCTCCGGCATGACCGGCGATGCAGCACCCACTGTGGAGACCGACCTTGGCAATGTGCAGTGCGTGCGTGCAGCCGATGGCTGGAGGGCCTACATCCCGGCGGCATACAACGCTTCCTCCGGCGGGCATGAGGTGAACATTACCGTGAACGGCGAGACCATCACCCGCAGCATCATCGTGCTGCCCAAGGATTTTGGCACGGCGGATGCGGAGCCGGAACCGGATGCATCGGATGCGGCAAACACCCAGTTCCGCAATGCAGTCTGGGGCCTGTACGAAGCGCCCGCGCGGGAAAAAATGTGGCAGGGCGGCTTTGTGAACCCGGTGGAAAGCTACACCACCCTTGTGGATTACGGTCAGGTCAGGGTGGTCAACGGCAGGCAGGGCAGTCGTTCCAACTCCACAAAGCTTTATACCATTCCCGGCGAGCCCTGCCGCGCCCCGGCAAACGGCGTGGTGGTGCTGGCCGCAGAGCTGGCCCTTACCGGCAACACGGTGGTCATCGACCATGGCTGCGGGATGCGCAGCTACCTGTACGGGCTGCAGACTCTTTCCGTCTCTGCCGGGCAGACGGTGGAAAAGGGGCAGGCTGTGGGTGTGCTGGGTGAGGAGCTGACCATGGACTTCAAGCTTGGCAGCAAGAGCGTGAACCCGTGGATGCTGTTCCAGACCAGCGGCGGATTGTTCTGGAAGGAGAACAGCTGA
- a CDS encoding trypsin-like peptidase domain-containing protein has translation MDNENKWEYDYSSQDKNESGDTGYPNVGSSGMNTANQYNDPQPEPEAAYTAPQTDNGAGGATPPVHPVQPQDAQPPKKKKKFNGKHVARSAVALVLAAAMGFAGGFVGAKFGGSGKVVIQQVAPSSTADSASGSDSSITAASSSGSSLTTEQVADLVSPSVVVITTEQVVYSQWSWYGQNQVESGAGSGVIISSDGYILTCAHVVDGASTITVTIGDKDYTATLVGEDTTSDIAVIKIDADGLTPATVGNSDSLKVGQSVMAVGNPLGELGGTVTGGMISALNRSVTIQGSSSVNTMSLIQMDASVSPGNSGGGLFNMNGELVGIVNAKSSSSDAEGLGFAIPINDAIKVAQELLENGYVTGRPYLGITYLAVTDAQTASQLGVNAYGVYVVEVVKGGPAEKAGLQAGDRIVSVDGTEIASKDDLGTLMQKHAAGDTLSITIAREGQMQTVNVTLGEKTASNS, from the coding sequence ATGGACAATGAGAACAAATGGGAATATGATTATTCCTCTCAGGATAAAAACGAAAGCGGAGATACCGGTTATCCCAATGTGGGCAGCAGCGGCATGAACACCGCCAACCAGTACAACGACCCGCAGCCGGAACCGGAAGCCGCTTACACCGCCCCGCAGACAGACAACGGCGCAGGCGGTGCAACGCCGCCGGTACATCCGGTACAGCCGCAGGACGCGCAGCCCCCTAAAAAGAAGAAAAAGTTCAACGGCAAGCACGTTGCACGCAGCGCCGTGGCGCTGGTGCTGGCCGCAGCCATGGGCTTTGCGGGCGGCTTTGTGGGGGCAAAGTTTGGCGGCAGCGGCAAGGTGGTCATTCAGCAGGTGGCACCTTCCTCCACGGCCGACAGTGCATCCGGTTCGGATAGTTCCATCACCGCAGCATCCAGCAGCGGCAGCAGCCTGACCACTGAACAGGTGGCTGATCTGGTCAGCCCCAGCGTGGTGGTCATCACTACGGAGCAGGTGGTCTACTCTCAGTGGTCGTGGTACGGACAGAATCAGGTGGAGAGCGGTGCCGGCAGCGGCGTGATCATCAGCTCGGACGGCTACATCCTCACCTGTGCACATGTGGTGGACGGCGCCTCCACCATCACCGTTACCATTGGTGACAAGGACTACACCGCCACCCTCGTGGGCGAAGATACCACCAGCGATATCGCGGTCATCAAGATCGATGCTGACGGCCTGACCCCCGCCACCGTGGGCAACAGCGACAGCCTGAAGGTGGGCCAGAGCGTGATGGCTGTGGGCAACCCGCTGGGTGAGCTGGGCGGCACCGTCACCGGCGGCATGATCAGCGCTTTGAACCGCAGCGTCACCATTCAGGGCAGCAGCTCTGTGAACACCATGTCCCTGATCCAGATGGATGCTTCGGTCAGCCCCGGCAACTCCGGCGGCGGCCTGTTCAATATGAACGGTGAGCTGGTCGGCATTGTGAATGCAAAATCCTCTTCCAGCGACGCAGAGGGCCTGGGCTTTGCCATCCCCATCAACGATGCCATCAAGGTGGCACAGGAACTGCTGGAGAACGGCTATGTGACCGGACGGCCTTATTTGGGCATCACCTATCTGGCCGTGACCGACGCACAGACTGCTTCTCAACTGGGCGTGAATGCCTACGGCGTTTACGTTGTGGAGGTGGTCAAGGGCGGCCCTGCCGAAAAGGCAGGCCTGCAGGCCGGTGACCGCATCGTGAGCGTGGACGGCACCGAGATCGCCTCCAAGGACGACCTTGGCACCCTGATGCAGAAGCACGCAGCAGGCGATACGCTTTCCATCACCATTGCGCGTGAAGGCCAGATGCAGACGGTCAATGTGACGCTGGGCGAAAAGACGGCTTCCAACAGCTGA
- a CDS encoding aldo/keto reductase, with protein MQNINIGKSGIQVPFLGMGTWAIGGGAWWGDNDDSLSVKAIQTAVEQGIQWIDTAPIYGLYHSETVVGEAMKHIDRDKVVLSTKCGLEWRHETPVLHKVVDGTTVYRDLSAKSIIEDVEDSLRRLHTDHLDVLYTHWQTPDFGIYPLEETVEAMMKLKEQGKIRAIGASNVTADIIRGYCKYGQLDVIQEKYSLLTRRVEKQLLPTCRELGVSVQAYSPLEQGLLTGKVTMETTYPEGSTRNSNPSFQPARRAQALDMLAKWGDLTEKYDCSLAQLVIALTARMIPGLHVLCGARTPQQVMDNAGALNIKLDGADAVRMKWDVDAIS; from the coding sequence ATGCAGAATATCAATATTGGCAAAAGCGGCATTCAGGTGCCATTTCTCGGCATGGGCACCTGGGCCATCGGCGGCGGTGCATGGTGGGGCGATAACGACGACAGCCTTTCCGTCAAGGCCATCCAGACTGCTGTGGAGCAAGGCATCCAGTGGATCGACACCGCGCCCATCTACGGCCTGTACCATAGCGAGACCGTGGTGGGCGAAGCCATGAAGCACATCGACCGCGACAAGGTGGTGCTTTCCACCAAGTGCGGTCTGGAGTGGCGGCATGAAACACCGGTGCTGCACAAGGTCGTGGACGGCACCACCGTTTACCGCGACCTTTCTGCAAAGAGCATCATCGAGGATGTGGAGGACAGCCTGCGCCGCCTGCACACCGATCATCTGGATGTGCTGTACACCCACTGGCAGACCCCCGATTTCGGCATCTACCCGCTGGAAGAGACGGTGGAAGCCATGATGAAGCTGAAGGAGCAGGGCAAGATCCGTGCCATCGGTGCATCCAACGTCACTGCAGACATCATCCGCGGCTACTGCAAGTACGGCCAGCTGGATGTCATTCAGGAAAAGTACAGTCTGCTGACCCGCCGTGTGGAAAAGCAGCTGCTGCCCACCTGCAGGGAGCTGGGCGTTTCGGTGCAGGCATACTCTCCGCTGGAGCAGGGCCTGCTGACCGGCAAGGTGACCATGGAAACCACCTATCCCGAGGGCAGCACCCGCAACTCCAACCCCAGCTTCCAGCCCGCCCGCCGGGCACAGGCGCTGGACATGCTGGCAAAGTGGGGCGACCTGACCGAGAAATACGACTGCTCTCTGGCACAGCTGGTGATCGCCCTGACCGCCCGCATGATCCCCGGCCTGCATGTGCTGTGCGGTGCCCGCACTCCGCAGCAGGTGATGGACAACGCCGGTGCGCTGAACATCAAACTGGACGGTGCCGATGCCGTCCGCATGAAGTGGGACGTGGATGCCATTTCCTGA
- a CDS encoding peptide chain release factor 3, whose amino-acid sequence MTNREEIERRRTFAIISHPDAGKTTLTEKLLLYGGAINQAGSVKGKQSAKHAVSDWMDIEKQRGISVTSSVLQFNYAGKCVNILDTPGHQDFSEDTYRTLMAADSAVMVIDAAKGVEAQTIKLFKVCTLRHIPIFTFVNKMDREARDPFELMENIEEILGIKTYPMNWPIGCGKEFKGVFDRNTRKVLAFSSDGRANGVKKVDETEAELGDPALDELLTPYLHQQLVDEIELLDGAAEEFDLDKVLRGELSPVFFGSALTNFGVEPFLENFLRLTPTPLARVDSLTGETVDPCRDEFSAFIFKIQANMNKAHRDRIAFMRICSGKFERGMEAFHVQEGKNIKLATGTQLMAQDRAIVDEAYAGDIIGLFDPGIFSIGDTLCTGKKKVQFAGIPTFSPEHFARIEQKDTMKRKQFVKGMEQIAQEGAIQIFREVGGGMEEVVVGVVGVLQLEVLEYRLNTEYNVEIRMQQLPFEQLRWVQNDPDTYNLRDLDLTSDTKAVEDMKGNRLLLFTSDWAVRWAETHNETLKLSEFGNI is encoded by the coding sequence ATGACAAATCGTGAAGAAATCGAGCGCCGCCGGACGTTTGCGATCATCAGCCATCCCGACGCCGGTAAGACCACTCTGACCGAAAAGCTGCTGCTGTACGGCGGAGCCATCAATCAGGCAGGCTCCGTCAAGGGCAAGCAGAGCGCAAAGCACGCCGTGTCCGACTGGATGGACATTGAGAAGCAGCGCGGTATTTCCGTCACCTCCTCTGTCCTGCAGTTCAACTACGCGGGCAAGTGCGTGAACATTCTGGACACCCCGGGCCATCAGGACTTCTCGGAGGATACCTACCGCACCCTGATGGCGGCAGACTCTGCCGTCATGGTCATCGATGCCGCAAAGGGCGTGGAGGCACAGACCATCAAGCTGTTCAAGGTGTGCACCCTGCGCCACATCCCCATCTTTACCTTCGTCAACAAGATGGACCGCGAAGCCCGCGACCCCTTTGAGCTGATGGAGAACATTGAGGAGATTTTGGGCATCAAGACCTACCCCATGAACTGGCCCATCGGCTGCGGCAAGGAGTTCAAGGGCGTGTTCGACCGCAACACCCGCAAGGTGCTGGCATTTTCCAGCGACGGCCGCGCCAACGGCGTGAAGAAGGTGGATGAGACCGAGGCCGAGCTGGGCGATCCCGCACTGGACGAGCTGCTCACCCCGTATCTGCACCAGCAGCTGGTGGATGAGATCGAGCTGTTGGACGGCGCTGCCGAGGAATTTGACCTCGACAAAGTGCTGCGCGGCGAGCTGAGCCCCGTGTTCTTTGGTTCCGCTCTGACCAACTTCGGCGTGGAGCCTTTTCTGGAGAACTTCCTGCGGCTCACCCCCACCCCGCTGGCCCGCGTGGACAGCCTGACCGGCGAGACCGTGGACCCCTGCCGCGACGAGTTCTCTGCCTTCATCTTTAAAATTCAGGCCAACATGAACAAGGCCCACCGCGACCGCATCGCTTTTATGCGCATCTGCTCCGGCAAGTTCGAGCGCGGCATGGAGGCCTTCCATGTGCAGGAGGGCAAGAACATCAAGCTGGCCACCGGCACCCAGCTGATGGCGCAGGACCGCGCCATCGTGGACGAAGCCTACGCCGGCGACATCATTGGCCTGTTCGACCCGGGCATCTTCTCCATCGGCGACACCTTGTGCACCGGCAAAAAGAAGGTCCAGTTCGCAGGCATCCCCACCTTCTCGCCGGAGCACTTTGCCCGCATTGAGCAGAAGGACACCATGAAGCGCAAGCAGTTCGTGAAGGGTATGGAGCAGATCGCGCAGGAGGGCGCCATCCAGATCTTCCGCGAAGTGGGCGGCGGCATGGAAGAAGTGGTGGTCGGCGTGGTCGGCGTGCTGCAGCTGGAAGTGCTGGAGTACCGCCTGAACACCGAGTACAACGTGGAGATCCGGATGCAGCAGCTGCCCTTTGAACAGCTGCGCTGGGTGCAGAACGACCCCGACACCTACAACCTGCGGGATCTGGACCTGACCAGCGACACCAAGGCCGTGGAGGATATGAAGGGCAACCGCCTGCTGCTGTTCACCTCCGACTGGGCGGTGCGCTGGGCTGAGACCCACAACGAAACGCTGAAACTGAGCGAGTTCGGCAATATCTGA